The Thalassotalea psychrophila genome window below encodes:
- the ispC gene encoding 1-deoxy-D-xylulose-5-phosphate reductoisomerase: protein MQNLCVLGATGSIGLSTLDVVKRHPDKYNVVSLSANTRVDEMHMLCVEFKPTTVVMVDELSAEQLKLKLLQDDIHSIEVLTGHNALSDLASSASIDVVMAAIVGASGLLPTLAAVKADKKVLLANKEALVTSGQIFIDALKSSNAQLLPIDSEHNAIFQCLPINIQNNIGMAEIADSGISKILLTGSGGPFRTLPLEKFSNITPQQACAHPNWDMGRKISVDSATMMNKGLEFIEAKWLFNLEPEDIQVVLHPQSTIHSMVQYKDGSVLAQMGNPDMRTPIAHALAFPQRIESGVEPFDFFNCKSFEFEQADFERYPNLKLAINACKAGQGACTALNAANEVAVDAFLNNDITFNDIASVNKTVMDKFIDTKIQTIDDVIELDNKARTAAYQQVINLKGNS from the coding sequence ATGCAAAACTTATGTGTGTTGGGGGCAACGGGCTCGATAGGTCTTAGTACCTTAGACGTTGTTAAAAGACATCCAGATAAATACAACGTAGTTAGCTTAAGTGCGAATACTCGTGTTGATGAAATGCATATGCTATGTGTTGAATTTAAACCAACAACTGTCGTTATGGTTGATGAATTATCTGCCGAGCAATTAAAGCTTAAGTTACTGCAAGATGATATTCATAGTATTGAAGTTTTAACTGGTCATAATGCCTTGTCTGATCTTGCCAGTAGCGCGAGTATTGATGTGGTTATGGCTGCAATTGTTGGTGCAAGTGGCCTGTTGCCCACATTAGCTGCTGTTAAAGCCGATAAAAAAGTTTTGCTTGCCAATAAAGAAGCACTGGTAACCTCTGGTCAGATATTCATCGATGCTCTGAAGAGCTCTAACGCTCAGTTATTGCCAATTGATAGCGAACACAATGCTATCTTTCAATGTTTACCAATCAATATACAAAATAATATTGGCATGGCAGAAATAGCCGACTCTGGTATCAGCAAAATTTTGCTCACCGGCTCTGGCGGTCCTTTTAGAACTCTTCCCCTTGAAAAATTTTCTAATATCACTCCACAGCAAGCTTGTGCCCATCCAAACTGGGATATGGGCCGTAAAATATCAGTAGATTCTGCCACTATGATGAACAAAGGTTTAGAATTTATTGAAGCTAAATGGTTGTTTAATCTTGAGCCTGAAGACATTCAGGTTGTATTACATCCACAAAGTACAATTCATTCAATGGTGCAATACAAAGATGGTAGTGTACTTGCTCAAATGGGCAATCCTGATATGCGCACTCCAATTGCTCATGCGTTAGCATTTCCACAAAGAATTGAATCAGGTGTAGAACCTTTTGATTTTTTTAACTGTAAAAGTTTTGAATTTGAGCAAGCTGACTTTGAACGTTATCCAAATCTAAAGCTCGCAATAAATGCATGTAAAGCAGGACAAGGCGCTTGTACAGCGTTGAATGCTGCGAATGAAGTTGCTGTTGATGCATTTTTAAATAATGATATTACTTTTAATGATATTGCTAGTGTAAATAAAACGGTGATGGATAAGTTTATTGATACAAAAATTCAAACTATTGATGATGTCATTGAATTAGATAATAAAGCTCGAACTGCAGCATACCAACAAGTGATAAACCTTAAGGGAAATAGTTAA
- the frr gene encoding ribosome recycling factor, which yields MINEIKQDAKTRMGKSVEALKGQLNKIRTGRAHTSLLDNITVEYYGVDSPLSQVGSVSTPDARTIAISVFDKTMIGAVEKAILKSDLGLNPSSQGTLIRIPLPPLTEERRRDLVKVVGGEIEGGKVAIRNIRRDANSDIKSLNKEKEISDDESRQAEDDIQKITNEYIKQADDLAAAKEKELMEI from the coding sequence TTGATTAACGAAATTAAACAAGATGCTAAAACTCGTATGGGTAAAAGTGTTGAAGCATTAAAAGGCCAATTAAATAAAATTAGAACAGGTCGTGCTCATACTTCATTATTAGATAATATTACTGTTGAGTATTACGGTGTTGACTCTCCGTTAAGTCAAGTAGGTAGTGTTTCTACTCCTGATGCTCGTACTATTGCCATTTCAGTGTTTGATAAAACAATGATTGGTGCAGTTGAAAAGGCTATTTTAAAGTCTGACTTAGGTTTAAACCCATCATCACAAGGCACGCTAATTCGTATCCCATTACCTCCGCTTACTGAAGAACGTCGTCGTGATTTAGTGAAAGTTGTTGGTGGTGAAATTGAAGGTGGTAAAGTTGCTATTCGTAACATCCGTCGTGATGCAAATTCAGACATTAAATCTTTAAATAAAGAAAAAGAAATCAGTGATGACGAGTCACGTCAAGCTGAAGATGATATTCAAAAAATTACTAATGAATATATCAAGCAAGCCGATGACTTAGCTGCAGCTAAAGAAAAAGAATTAATGGAAATTTAA
- a CDS encoding CDP-archaeol synthase — protein sequence MLKQRILTALILVPLAIAAIFFLSLPNLAAALLVVLSIGAWEWGPLMGFDTKTRRTAFVSAVALCIIGLWVVIPPQELWTLDGRINPMALNVLYVSAVWWLLTIFMIFKYPRYSSFWTSHRSIRGLFGILTLAPTWLAFLILRSNGQLMDEFHGTYLLLLLFAFVWCADIGAYFAGKRFGKNKLMPNVSPGKTIEGVVGGNIAAALVALITGLIFSWTSQQIMLAIALALLISVVSVVGDLTESMLKRQAGVKDSGSILPGHGGILDRIDSLTATAPVFALCFVLFGW from the coding sequence TTGTTAAAACAACGTATTTTAACGGCTTTAATTTTGGTTCCGTTAGCCATTGCCGCAATCTTCTTTTTGTCACTGCCAAACTTGGCAGCTGCCTTACTTGTTGTGCTATCTATTGGTGCATGGGAGTGGGGGCCTTTAATGGGCTTTGATACTAAAACTCGTCGCACTGCTTTTGTTAGTGCCGTAGCGTTATGTATTATTGGTTTATGGGTAGTGATACCACCACAAGAGTTATGGACACTTGATGGCAGGATTAATCCTATGGCGTTAAACGTATTATACGTTTCAGCTGTTTGGTGGTTATTGACTATCTTTATGATCTTTAAATATCCACGTTACTCTTCTTTTTGGACTTCTCATCGCAGCATTCGCGGTTTGTTTGGCATATTAACGCTTGCCCCTACTTGGTTGGCTTTTTTAATACTTAGATCAAATGGCCAGCTTATGGATGAATTTCATGGCACATATTTACTGTTGTTGTTGTTCGCATTTGTTTGGTGTGCCGATATAGGCGCATACTTTGCCGGAAAACGATTTGGTAAAAATAAACTTATGCCCAATGTTAGTCCTGGTAAAACCATTGAAGGGGTTGTGGGTGGTAATATTGCTGCGGCTTTGGTTGCGCTAATAACAGGACTTATCTTTTCTTGGACAAGCCAACAAATTATGTTGGCGATTGCCTTAGCGCTATTGATCAGCGTTGTTTCTGTTGTGGGCGATTTAACTGAAAGCATGTTGAAACGACAAGCTGGTGTTAAAGATAGCGGTTCTATATTGCCTGGACACGGCGGTATTTTAGACAGGATTGATAGTTTAACGGCAACGGCTCCTGTGTTTGCTTTATGTTTCGTTTTATTCGGCTGGTAG
- the rpsB gene encoding 30S ribosomal protein S2: protein MPNVSMRDMLKAGVHFGHKTRYWNPKMKSYIFGARDKVHIINLEQTVPMFNEALSFLEGVSSKKGKVLFVGTKRAASDAVKEAALKSDQFYVNHRWLGGMLTNWKTVRQSIKRLKDLESQSQDGTFDALTKKEALMRTREMEKLEKSLGGIKNMGGLPDALFIIDADHEHIAIKEANNLGIPVISVVDTNSNPDGVDFIVPGNDDAIRAVSLYLDSAANAVIEGRETNIAVAAEKDGFVEAE, encoded by the coding sequence ATGCCAAACGTATCAATGCGCGACATGCTTAAAGCCGGTGTTCACTTCGGTCACAAAACTCGTTACTGGAACCCAAAAATGAAATCATACATTTTTGGTGCTCGTGACAAAGTTCATATCATCAACTTAGAACAAACTGTTCCAATGTTTAACGAAGCGTTAAGCTTTTTAGAAGGTGTTTCTTCTAAAAAAGGTAAAGTTTTATTTGTTGGTACTAAGCGTGCTGCTAGCGATGCAGTTAAAGAAGCTGCACTTAAATCTGATCAATTCTACGTTAACCACAGATGGTTAGGTGGTATGTTGACTAACTGGAAAACAGTACGTCAATCTATCAAACGTCTTAAAGATTTAGAAAGCCAAAGCCAAGACGGTACTTTTGATGCTCTTACTAAGAAAGAAGCATTAATGCGTACTCGTGAAATGGAAAAGCTTGAGAAAAGCCTTGGTGGTATCAAAAACATGGGCGGTCTTCCTGATGCATTATTCATCATCGATGCTGATCATGAACACATTGCTATCAAAGAAGCTAACAACTTAGGTATCCCTGTAATTTCTGTTGTTGATACAAACTCAAACCCTGACGGTGTTGATTTTATCGTTCCTGGTAACGATGATGCAATCCGCGCAGTAAGCTTATACTTAGATTCAGCTGCTAACGCTGTAATCGAAGGTCGCGAAACTAACATCGCTGTAGCTGCTGAAAAAGACGGTTTTGTTGAAGCTGAATAA
- the glnD gene encoding [protein-PII] uridylyltransferase: protein MLNNPIIPTHLTSKLAPAAAMLTTAELVDLGSQFYQWLTDSFAIIEVTELVHARADFVDQVLQKVWCQHHLDEHQITLIAVGGYGRGELHPHSDVDILILTKEKITTEVEEFIGKFITELWDIRLDIGHSVRSVQECVKQANADVTIATNLLESRRICGNPQLEEQLKPHIQNAKFWPSDKFFVAKRDEQKKRHQQYKGAAYTLEPNLKANPGGLRDIQTISWVAKRHFLADSLEQLVSLKYLSENEFSELDECQDYLWRMRFCLHLVANRSENRLLFDHQGAVAQMMGFGEDGKPAVERMMKRFFRIINSVNEVNEMLLQHFKLGILGAKDTDKIIELDDHFSLVGNLIRVKNKRKFMRPKTMMMLFLMIAKHPEVKGIHSDSIRLLRNSRRRLIGGLNDYAECRRIFMEFIKHPNGMGRAFNLMHRHEILGSYLPEWQSIVGQMQFDLFHAYSVDEHSYRLIKNLYRFSLPEHNHEFPLCSKIVQQIRKPELLYLAGIFHDIAKGRGGRHSDLGAVDALAFGKLHQLSDHDSRLVSWLVKQHLLMSVTAQRKDISDPEVIKEFGEIVRDEAQLDYLYCLTVADMRATNESLWNSWKANLLQELYFATKAAFRRGLEKPVELRTKIRENQHEALELLNANDISEDVIKPLWKTFKPDYFLRYSPQQIAWHCRHIISHDKTKPLVLISEKAYRGGTEVFVYTKDKSKIFSTIVSLLGLKKLSIHDAKILSSKDGFTLNTFVILDSKGHPIKDSYLADNIKSSITHHLTQDENIEYRKIPLPKKFKQFTFPTRVGFIEHNNKNITSLEIVAIDRPGLLAEIGNVFQQCGLNVHMAKVTTFGERAEDVFIVSNKDHLPLSSTEQNQLESLLCNIS from the coding sequence TTGTTAAATAATCCAATAATACCAACGCACTTAACTAGCAAATTAGCCCCTGCTGCTGCAATGCTTACAACAGCTGAGCTAGTTGATTTAGGCAGTCAATTTTATCAATGGTTAACTGACTCATTTGCCATCATTGAAGTAACAGAACTTGTGCACGCTCGTGCTGACTTTGTTGATCAAGTATTACAGAAAGTTTGGTGCCAGCATCATTTAGACGAGCATCAAATTACTCTGATAGCCGTTGGTGGCTATGGCCGAGGAGAGCTACACCCTCATTCAGATGTTGACATTCTAATTCTAACTAAAGAAAAAATCACTACTGAAGTTGAAGAATTTATTGGTAAGTTTATTACTGAACTTTGGGATATCCGTTTAGATATAGGCCATAGTGTGCGCAGTGTTCAAGAATGTGTAAAGCAGGCAAATGCTGATGTTACTATTGCTACAAATTTATTAGAGTCACGTCGAATTTGTGGCAACCCGCAACTTGAAGAACAATTAAAGCCACATATACAAAATGCAAAGTTTTGGCCTTCAGATAAATTTTTCGTAGCTAAACGAGATGAACAAAAAAAACGTCATCAGCAGTATAAAGGCGCCGCTTATACTCTTGAACCAAATTTAAAAGCAAACCCTGGTGGTTTACGAGATATACAAACCATTAGCTGGGTGGCCAAACGGCATTTTTTAGCCGATAGCTTAGAACAATTAGTTTCTCTTAAGTATCTTTCTGAAAATGAGTTTTCTGAATTAGACGAGTGTCAGGATTACTTATGGCGAATGCGTTTTTGTTTACACCTAGTTGCTAACCGTAGTGAAAACCGATTACTGTTCGATCATCAAGGTGCTGTTGCTCAAATGATGGGCTTTGGTGAAGATGGTAAGCCCGCTGTAGAACGAATGATGAAGCGTTTCTTCCGAATTATAAACTCAGTAAATGAAGTAAATGAAATGTTATTGCAGCATTTTAAACTAGGGATACTTGGCGCTAAAGATACTGATAAAATTATAGAACTTGATGATCATTTTTCACTAGTTGGTAATTTAATTAGAGTTAAAAACAAACGTAAGTTCATGCGTCCTAAAACCATGATGATGTTATTTTTAATGATAGCAAAACACCCTGAGGTAAAAGGCATACACTCAGACTCTATTCGTTTATTACGTAATTCACGTCGTCGCTTAATTGGTGGTTTAAACGATTATGCAGAATGTCGTCGTATATTTATGGAGTTTATCAAACACCCAAACGGTATGGGTCGTGCGTTTAACTTAATGCATCGCCATGAAATACTAGGCAGTTATTTACCTGAATGGCAAAGCATCGTTGGACAAATGCAGTTTGATTTATTTCATGCTTATTCTGTTGATGAACACAGCTATAGACTCATTAAGAATTTATACCGGTTTAGTTTACCTGAACATAATCATGAATTTCCGCTATGCAGTAAAATAGTACAACAAATTCGTAAACCTGAGTTACTCTACCTTGCCGGTATATTCCACGATATTGCCAAAGGAAGAGGTGGTCGTCACAGTGATTTAGGCGCTGTTGATGCATTAGCGTTTGGTAAATTGCATCAACTTTCAGATCATGATTCTCGTTTAGTTTCTTGGTTAGTTAAGCAACATTTACTTATGTCAGTTACCGCTCAGCGCAAGGATATTTCTGATCCTGAGGTAATAAAAGAATTTGGTGAAATTGTTCGCGATGAAGCTCAGCTTGATTATCTATACTGTTTAACTGTTGCCGACATGCGAGCCACAAATGAAAGTTTGTGGAATAGTTGGAAAGCCAACCTTTTACAAGAACTCTATTTTGCCACTAAAGCAGCATTTAGGCGCGGCTTAGAAAAACCGGTTGAACTCAGAACCAAAATCAGAGAAAACCAACATGAAGCGCTAGAGTTACTTAATGCCAATGATATTAGCGAAGATGTAATAAAACCATTGTGGAAAACGTTCAAACCAGATTATTTTTTACGTTATTCGCCACAACAAATTGCCTGGCATTGCCGACATATTATCAGTCATGATAAAACGAAACCTCTAGTACTTATTAGCGAAAAAGCTTATCGAGGTGGTACAGAGGTTTTTGTTTATACAAAAGATAAGAGTAAAATATTCTCCACAATTGTTTCTTTATTAGGCTTAAAAAAGCTGTCAATTCATGATGCAAAAATTTTGAGTTCAAAAGATGGCTTCACTTTAAATACTTTTGTTATTCTTGATAGCAAAGGTCACCCGATAAAAGATAGCTATTTAGCTGACAACATCAAATCATCGATAACCCATCACCTTACTCAAGATGAGAATATCGAATATCGTAAAATTCCATTGCCGAAAAAATTTAAACAATTTACCTTTCCAACAAGAGTCGGCTTTATTGAGCATAACAATAAAAACATTACCTCTCTCGAAATCGTTGCTATTGATAGACCTGGTTTATTAGCTGAAATAGGCAATGTATTTCAACAATGTGGGCTTAATGTTCACATGGCAAAAGTAACCACGTTTGGTGAACGAGCTGAAGATGTCTTTATTGTATCAAATAAAGATCATTTACCTCTTTCATCAACCGAACAAAATCAGTTAGAATCACTGCTCTGTAATATAAGCTAA
- the dapD gene encoding 2,3,4,5-tetrahydropyridine-2,6-dicarboxylate N-succinyltransferase, protein MSTLKEIIELAFENRADITPSTVSDEVKNSVFAALHLLNIGEARVAEKVNGDWVVNEWLKKAVLLSFRILENEVIEDGAGNGKFFDKVPMKYKNYDTARFAKEGVRVVPGASVRTGSYIGKDVVVMPSFVNIGAFIDEGTMVDTWATVGSCAQIGKNVHLSGGVGIGGVLEPLQAGPTIIGDNCFIGARSEVVEGVIVEDGCVLSMGVFIGQSTKIFDRETGEVHYGRVPAGSVVVPGNLPSKCGTYSLYAAIIVKKVDAKTLGKTGLNDLLRSID, encoded by the coding sequence ATGAGTACGTTAAAAGAAATCATTGAATTAGCATTTGAAAACCGTGCCGACATTACGCCAAGTACTGTTAGTGATGAAGTTAAAAACTCTGTTTTTGCAGCTCTGCACTTATTAAACATTGGTGAAGCCCGTGTTGCTGAAAAAGTAAATGGTGACTGGGTAGTGAACGAATGGCTTAAAAAAGCCGTTTTATTATCTTTCCGCATTTTAGAAAACGAAGTTATTGAAGACGGCGCTGGTAATGGTAAGTTTTTCGATAAAGTTCCAATGAAATACAAAAACTATGACACCGCTCGCTTTGCCAAAGAAGGCGTTCGTGTTGTTCCTGGTGCATCAGTTCGTACTGGTAGTTACATTGGCAAAGACGTTGTAGTAATGCCATCATTTGTAAACATTGGCGCTTTCATTGATGAAGGTACTATGGTTGATACATGGGCAACGGTTGGTTCATGTGCACAAATTGGTAAAAACGTACACTTATCTGGTGGTGTTGGCATTGGTGGTGTTTTAGAGCCATTACAAGCTGGTCCAACAATTATTGGCGACAACTGTTTTATTGGTGCACGCTCTGAAGTAGTTGAAGGTGTAATTGTTGAAGATGGATGTGTGCTTTCTATGGGTGTATTCATTGGTCAATCTACTAAGATTTTTGATCGTGAAACTGGCGAAGTACACTATGGTCGTGTTCCTGCTGGCTCTGTAGTTGTTCCAGGTAACTTACCGTCTAAGTGTGGAACTTACAGCTTATACGCAGCAATTATCGTTAAAAAAGTTGATGCTAAAACATTAGGTAAAACTGGCCTAAACGATCTTCTCCGTTCTATCGATTAA
- the map gene encoding type I methionyl aminopeptidase, whose amino-acid sequence MSIAIKTQDEIEKMRVAGKLAARTLDMIEPFVKAGVTTDELDAICAKFTAENGALAAPLNYGADQNGDGGFPKSICTSVNHVVCHGIPSEQTLKNGDIINIDITCKICLDPEDTPEADKKYYHGDTSKMFLIGDVTPENRRLCRITQESLYASMRKVKPGTKFSEIGATIQKYIKKSGRYGIVKDFCGHGIGYVFHEEPQILHYKNADNRKMQAGMIFTIEPMINSGKGGTKLDPDDGWTAYTADEKNSAQWEHTILVTKTGCEVLTHRDEEKDITRILNN is encoded by the coding sequence ATGAGTATTGCCATAAAAACTCAGGACGAAATTGAAAAAATGCGTGTTGCAGGAAAATTAGCAGCCCGCACACTTGATATGATAGAGCCATTTGTAAAAGCAGGTGTTACTACCGATGAACTTGATGCTATTTGCGCCAAATTTACTGCTGAAAACGGTGCCTTGGCAGCGCCTTTAAATTATGGTGCAGATCAAAATGGCGACGGTGGTTTTCCCAAATCTATTTGTACTTCTGTAAATCACGTAGTGTGTCACGGTATTCCCTCAGAGCAAACTTTAAAAAATGGCGATATCATCAATATTGATATCACTTGTAAAATTTGCTTAGACCCTGAAGATACACCTGAAGCCGATAAAAAGTATTACCATGGCGACACTTCTAAAATGTTTTTAATTGGTGATGTAACCCCTGAAAATCGACGTTTGTGTCGAATCACTCAAGAAAGTCTTTATGCGTCAATGCGTAAAGTTAAGCCTGGGACAAAGTTTTCAGAAATTGGCGCAACAATCCAGAAGTACATCAAAAAATCGGGTCGTTATGGCATAGTTAAAGATTTCTGTGGCCATGGTATTGGTTACGTATTTCATGAAGAGCCGCAAATATTGCATTATAAAAATGCCGATAACCGTAAAATGCAAGCCGGCATGATTTTTACTATCGAACCAATGATCAATTCAGGTAAAGGCGGCACCAAGCTTGATCCTGATGATGGCTGGACGGCTTACACCGCTGATGAAAAGAACTCAGCTCAATGGGAACATACAATACTAGTAACCAAAACGGGTTGTGAAGTATTAACTCATCGTGATGAAGAAAAAGATATCACTAGAATATTGAATAACTAG
- the tsf gene encoding translation elongation factor Ts: MAITAKQVKELRDRTGAGMMDCKKALQETDGDIELAIDNMRKSGQAKAAKKAGNIAAEGAIIIKDNNGVAALVEVNCQTDFVAKDGNFLAFANEVADAAAANNVTIEELQAQFEEKRIALVTKIGENINVRRVSYVEGASASYIHGGTIGVVVAGTGDAESLKHIAMHVAASKPEYINAEDVSAEVIAKEKDIQLEILKAENEALDEKKKKPIDLLEKIIIGRMKKFTGEISLTGQAFIMEPKKNVGAILKEKGLTVSAFVRLEVGEGIAKKEEDFAAEVEAQIAAAKAAN; this comes from the coding sequence ATGGCAATTACTGCTAAACAAGTTAAAGAACTTCGTGATCGCACTGGCGCGGGCATGATGGATTGTAAAAAAGCTTTACAAGAAACTGATGGTGACATCGAACTTGCAATTGACAACATGCGTAAGTCTGGTCAAGCAAAAGCTGCTAAAAAAGCTGGTAACATTGCAGCTGAAGGCGCAATCATCATTAAAGATAACAATGGTGTTGCAGCATTAGTTGAAGTTAACTGTCAAACAGACTTCGTAGCTAAAGACGGTAACTTCTTAGCATTTGCTAACGAAGTAGCTGACGCAGCTGCAGCTAATAACGTTACTATCGAAGAGCTACAAGCTCAATTCGAAGAGAAGCGTATTGCTCTTGTAACTAAAATTGGTGAAAACATCAACGTTCGTCGTGTATCTTATGTTGAAGGTGCGAGCGCATCTTACATTCACGGTGGCACTATTGGTGTTGTTGTTGCAGGTACTGGTGACGCTGAGTCGTTAAAGCACATTGCAATGCACGTTGCTGCTTCTAAGCCTGAATACATCAATGCTGAAGATGTATCTGCTGAAGTTATTGCAAAAGAAAAAGACATTCAACTTGAAATCTTAAAAGCTGAAAATGAAGCTCTTGATGAAAAGAAGAAAAAGCCAATTGATTTACTTGAAAAAATAATCATTGGTCGTATGAAGAAATTTACTGGTGAAATTTCTTTAACTGGTCAAGCCTTTATCATGGAGCCAAAGAAAAATGTTGGCGCTATTTTAAAAGAGAAAGGTCTAACTGTTTCTGCATTTGTTCGTCTAGAAGTAGGTGAAGGTATTGCTAAGAAAGAAGAAGATTTTGCTGCTGAAGTTGAAGCACAAATCGCTGCTGCTAAGGCTGCTAACTAA
- a CDS encoding isoprenyl transferase yields the protein MEHKNNSEQMPLPQHVAIIMDGNGRWAQLQGKGRVTGHRAGVQSVRDCVSGARELGVKALTLFAFSSENWLRPQEEVSVLMDLFMFVLTREVKKLHKNNIRFQMIGDKSRFSKKLQQKIVDAEQLTKNNDALVLSVAANYGGRWDISQATQKIAQLAVNGDINVADIDEHMLNQYINLSHLPDLDLLIRTGGDYRISNFLLWQAAYSEFFFTDMLWPDFNKEAFKDALASFSNRERRFGKTGEQVKAQ from the coding sequence ATTGAGCATAAAAATAATAGTGAACAAATGCCTTTGCCACAACATGTGGCAATTATCATGGATGGCAATGGTCGCTGGGCTCAGTTACAAGGTAAAGGCCGGGTGACAGGGCACCGCGCTGGAGTACAATCGGTACGTGATTGCGTGAGTGGCGCTAGAGAACTAGGTGTAAAAGCACTAACCCTTTTTGCTTTTAGCAGTGAAAATTGGCTAAGACCTCAAGAGGAAGTTAGTGTATTAATGGACTTGTTTATGTTTGTTTTAACCCGAGAGGTGAAAAAACTGCATAAAAACAATATTCGTTTTCAAATGATTGGCGATAAATCTCGTTTTTCAAAAAAATTACAACAAAAAATAGTTGATGCAGAGCAGCTAACTAAAAATAATGATGCACTGGTTTTATCTGTCGCCGCTAATTATGGTGGACGCTGGGATATTAGCCAAGCAACACAAAAAATCGCTCAACTCGCTGTTAATGGCGACATCAATGTAGCTGATATTGATGAGCATATGCTTAATCAATATATAAATTTATCGCATTTACCTGATCTTGATTTATTGATCAGAACCGGTGGAGATTATCGTATCAGTAACTTCTTGCTTTGGCAGGCGGCTTACAGCGAATTTTTCTTTACTGATATGTTATGGCCCGACTTTAACAAGGAAGCGTTTAAAGACGCGCTAGCGTCGTTTTCAAATAGAGAGCGACGTTTTGGAAAAACCGGTGAACAGGTAAAAGCACAATAA
- the pyrH gene encoding UMP kinase, producing the protein MSVNPKTTYRRILLKLSGEALMGEEGFGIDPKVLDRMAQEIKELIEMGIQVGLVIGGGNLFRGAGLAEAGMNRVVGDQMGMLATVMNGLAMRDALHRAFVNARLMSAIDLTGVCDSYNWAEAISLLKSGRVVIFSAGTGNPFFTTDSAACLRGIEIDADAVFKGTKVDGIYSADPVTNPDAELYSHLTYDEILDKELKVMDLAAFTLARDHSMPIRVFNMNKEGALKSIIMGGTEGTVIDHRENFSK; encoded by the coding sequence ATGAGCGTCAACCCAAAAACAACATATCGTCGTATTTTATTAAAACTTAGTGGTGAAGCCTTAATGGGGGAGGAAGGCTTTGGAATTGATCCTAAAGTTCTTGATCGTATGGCTCAAGAAATCAAAGAACTGATTGAAATGGGCATACAAGTAGGCTTAGTTATCGGTGGCGGTAATTTATTCCGTGGTGCTGGTTTGGCTGAAGCAGGTATGAATCGTGTTGTGGGCGATCAAATGGGTATGCTTGCTACCGTTATGAATGGTTTAGCTATGCGTGATGCACTTCATCGTGCCTTTGTAAATGCACGTTTAATGTCAGCCATTGATTTAACCGGTGTTTGTGACAGCTATAACTGGGCAGAAGCAATTAGCTTATTAAAATCTGGTCGAGTTGTGATTTTCTCTGCTGGTACTGGTAACCCTTTCTTTACTACTGATTCTGCCGCATGTTTACGTGGTATTGAAATTGATGCTGATGCAGTATTTAAAGGTACTAAAGTAGATGGTATATACTCTGCTGATCCTGTTACAAATCCTGATGCAGAACTATACTCTCACTTAACTTATGACGAGATTTTAGATAAAGAATTAAAAGTGATGGATTTAGCTGCATTTACTCTAGCTCGCGATCACTCTATGCCAATTCGTGTATTTAACATGAATAAAGAAGGTGCTTTAAAATCAATTATTATGGGCGGCACTGAAGGTACAGTGATTGATCATAGAGAAAATTTTAGTAAATAA